The Elaeis guineensis isolate ETL-2024a chromosome 14, EG11, whole genome shotgun sequence genome has a segment encoding these proteins:
- the LOC105035775 gene encoding uncharacterized protein, translated as MTALQLRSASVSVEVGGEENRRGSSSFFHALAGSKLKSFSSSVSFRRRPPYGRRRAQASVLTMALAAQAPAHPACPDPLSQGHHHAIIPEDDKKNKPKWEEKEPVSPEKLDQWIRDSIGEIVRNIEEAPFLVQIFSRGGGGGSGGAGREGGVILEREAASPESWPCMRKRWNKGSPKPEGFILVEKLAIEEEMGAASVSTPCGPRTWGLLVQGRGMDCALCYILNTTRVRSSMGFCTYFCLMKAKCFGEPAELQFRRAWLRSSR; from the exons ATGACGGCGCTGCAGCTACGGAGTGCCAGCGTATCCGTAGAAGTAGGAGGAGAAGAGAATCGAAGGgggtcttcttctttcttccatgCTCTCGCCGGTAGCAAACTTAAGTCCTTTTCCTCCTCCGTCTCTTTTCGGAGGAGGCCGCCCTACGGGCGGCGGAGAGCCCAAGCCTCCGTCCTGACGATGGCCTTGGCCGCTCAAGCACCAGCGCATCCCGCCTGCCCGGATCCTCTGTCACAGGGCCATCATCACGCAATCATCCCAGAAGACGACAAGAAGAACAAGCCAAAATGGGAGGAAAAGGAGCCCGTCTCCCCCGAAAAGCTGGATCAATGGATCAGGGATTCCATCGGAGAG ATCGTGAGAAACATCGAAGAAGCCCCATTCCTGGTGCAGATCTTCTcgcgcggcggcggcggcggcagtGGAGGCGCTGGACGAGAGGGCGGCGTGATACTGGAGCGCGAGGCGGCGTCGCCGGAGAGCTGGCCGTGCATGAGGAAGCGGTGGAATAAGGGGAGCCCCAAGCCCGAGGGGTTCATCCTGGTGGAAAAGCTGGCCATCGAGGAAGAGATGGGAGCCGCCTCCGTCTCCACCCCTTGTGGTCCCAGGACGTGGGGGCTGCTGGTACAGGGAAGAGGGATGGACTGCGCCTTGTGCTACATTCTCAACACCACCCGAGTTCGGTCGTCGATGGGGTTCTGCACCTACTTCTGTCTGATGAAAGCCAAGTGCTTTGGAGAACCTGCGGAACTGCAGTTCAGGAGAGCTTGGCTGCGGAGCAGCAGGTAG